CAGGGGCTGGGAGAGGAGGATTTTCGCGGCGACCGTTTCAGGGATCACCCGGTCCCGCTCGCCGGCTGCAACGATCTCCTCGTGCTCACGCAGCCGGAGCTCGTGAGCTCGATTCACGACCGTTACCTCGCCGCGGGTGCCGACATCATCGAAACCAACACTTTCAACGCCACGCCGATCGCTCTCGCGGACTACGGGCTCGGCGATCACGCCCGGGAGATCAACCGCGCGGCCGCCGAGCTGGCGGTCCGGGCCGCGAGGCGGTGGACCCGAGCCGATCCTTCCCGGCCTCGCTTCGTCGCCGGATCGGTGGGTCCGACCAATCGCACCGCGTCGATCTCGCCCGACGTCGAACGACCCGAGGCGCGGGCGATCGAATTCGACGCTCTCGTGGCGGCCTACCGGGAGCAAATCCACGGCCTCGTCGAGGGCGGGGTCGACCTGCTGCTCTTCGAGACGGCGTTCGACGTCCTCAATCTCAAGGCGGCCCTGTACGCGGCGCAGGAATCGTTCGAGGGCGGCACGCCCCGCGTTCCGCTCGCCGCCTCCCTCACGATCACGGACCGGAGCGGGAGGACCCTCACCGGCCAGACCCTCGAGGCCGCGTGGGTCAGCATCGCGCACCTGCCGCTCTCGGCGGTGGGTCTGAACTGCGCGCTCGGCCCGGAGCAGCTGGCCCCGCACGTCGAGGAGTTGTCGCGACTCGCGCCCCTTCCCCTGCTGTGCTACCCCAACGCCGGACTGCCCAACGAGATGGGAGGGTACGATCTCGAACCGTCGCGCATGGCCGACCAGCTGGCCGAGTTCGCCCGGGAAGGCTGGGTGAACGTCGTCGGCGGCTGCTGCGGCACGACCGACGAGCACATCCGGGCCATCCGGTCCGCCGTCGAGGGGGTCCCCCCCAGGCGTCCGCCGCAGCCGAGAAGACTCACGCAGCTGTCGGGGCTGGAGGCCTACACGATCTACCCAGGCGGCAATCTCACGATTATCGGGGAACGGACGAACGTCACCGGTTCCCGTCGCTTCGCCCGCCTCGTTCGCGACGGCGAGTTCGAGAAGGCCCTCGAGGTCGCGCGCCAGCAGGTGAAGGGCGGAGCGAACGTCCTCGACGTGAACATGGACGAGGGATTGCTCGACGCCGAGGCGGCGATGACCACCTTCCTCCGGCTGCTCGTGGCCGACCCCGAGGTCGCCCGGGTTCCGGTGATGATCGACAGCTCCCGCTTCCCGGTGATCGAGGCCGGGCTCAAGTGCCTGGCGGGGAAGGCGGTGGTCAACTCCCTGAGCCTCAAGGACGGGGAAGAGGAGTTCCGCCGGCGCGCGCGAATCGTGCGCCGCCACGGGGCCGCGGTGGTCGTGATGGCATTCGACGAAGAGGGGCAAGCGACGACGGCGGAGAGGAAAGTCGCCATCGCCGAGCGTGCCTGCCGGATCCTGATCGACGAGATCGGGTTTCCGCCCGAGGACGTCATCGTGGACCCGAACATCCTCACGGTGGCGACGGGTATCGACGAGCACAACGACTACGCCGTCGCGTTCCTCGAGGCGGTGCGCGAGATCAAGCGGCGTTTGCCGGGAGTGAAGACGAGCGGGGGCGTGAGCAACATCTCGTTCGCTTTCCGCGGGAACGACGCCGTGCGCGAAGCGATGCACGCCGCCTTCCTCTACCACGCCGTCCGGGCCGGGCTCGACATGGCCATCGTCAACGCCGGCCAACTGGCGGTCTACGAGGAGATCGAGCCCGAGCTGCGGGACAGGGTGGAGGACGTGCTTCTCAACCGGCGTCCCGATGCCACGGAACGGCTCATCGCATACGCGCAGAGGGCGCAGCGGACGGCGAAAACGGCCCGGTCCGACGACGCGTGGCGGAACCAACCGCTGGAAAAGCGGCTCGAACACGCGCTGGTGGGCGGGATCACCGCGTATCTCGAACAGGACCTGGAGGAGGCGCTGCGGCGGTACAAACGCCCGCTGGAAATCATCGAAGGCCCCCTGATGAAGGGGATGAACGTCGTCGGCGACCTGTTCGGCTCCGGGAAGATGTTTCTCCCGCAGGTGGTCAAGAGCGCTCGGGTGATGAAGAAGGCGGTGTCGTTCCTCGAGCCCTACCTCCAGGCGGGCCGTGACGGACCGCCGGCCGCCAGGGGCCGCGTGCTGCTCGCCACCGTGAAAGGCGATGTGCACGACATCGGCAAGAACATCGTCGGCGTCGTGCTCGGCTGCAACGGGTTCGACGTGATCGATCTCGGGGTGATGGTTCCCGCCGAGCGGATCGTCGAGGAGGCCCGCCGCAGCCGGGCCGACGTCGTCGGGTTGTCGGGTCTGATCACTCCGTCTCTGGACGAGATGGTGCACGTGGCGGAGGAGATGGAGCGGAAGGGTCTCAGGGTGCCGCTGCTCATCGGCGGCGCGACGACGTCGCGAAAGCACACGGCGCTGCGGATCGCACCCGCCTACGGAGGCCCGACGATTCACGTTCCCGACGCTTCGCGGGCGGCCGACGTGGTCGCCCGCCTCCTGGACCGCGACCGGCGGGCCGAACTGGTGGAGGCGAACCGGGAGCAGGCGGCACGGTTCCAGGAGAGGGGCCGGACCTCCCGGCCCGCCCTGCTCACGCTCGCCGCGGCGCGGGAACGGCGGCCCCCTCTCGAGCGCAGCCCGGCTCCGGCGCCCCCCTTCCTCGGGGCGAGGCCCGTGGAAAGCGTCGGGGTTGCCGCCCTGATCCCGTACATCGACTGGACGCCGTTCTTTCACGTCTGGGAGCTGCGCGGCACTTACCCGTCCATCCTGGACGATCCGCGCTACGGCGACACGGCGCGCGAGCTCCACGCGGCGGCGCGCGCGCTGCTCGAGGAGATCGCCGCACGCGAGTGGCTCCGCCCCCGGGGCGCGTGGGGCTTCTTCCGAGCCCGGTCCGATGGTGACGACGTCGTCGTGTTCGATCCGGAGCATCCCGGCCGGAAGCTGGCGAGGTTCCATTTCCTGAGGCAGCAGCGCGACAAGGGTCCGGAGTCGGTCCAGTGGTGCCTCGCCGATTTCGTCGCGGACGCCGGCGACGACCACATCGGCCTGTTCGCGGTCACGGCGGGGGAGGGTCTCGACGAGCTCGTCCAACGGTTCCGGGCCGATCACGACGAATACCGGATCATCATGGCCAAGGCGCTGGCAGACCGTCTGGCGGAAGCGTTCACCGAGAAACTGCACGCCGATGCCCGGAGGGCCTGGTACGCTCCGCACGAGACACTGGCGCCCGGAGAGCTTCACCGCGGGGGCTACCGCGGAATCCGTCCCGCGCCCGGCTACCCCGCCTGTCCCGATCACAGCGAGAAGCGGACCCTCTTCCGGCTGCTCGAAGCCGAGAGCCGCGCCGGGATCCGGTTGACGGAGAGCTGTGCCATGACCCCGGCGGCCTCCGTCTGCGGTTACTACTTCGCGCACCCGGAATCCCGCTACTTCGCCGTTGGAGAGATCGGCCGCGACCAGCTCGAGGACTACGCGGCGAGGAAGGGGATCGAGCCCGACGAGGCGGCCCGCTGGCTGTCCTCGAATCTCGCCCGGGACGCGGACTGATCCCATCCGGCGCGGCTCGACGGAGGTCGTCGCCCGACCGATATTCCCGCATGACGCGCGAGACGCTGTCCCGGCGCCCCGGGGCGGGGCGGCGCAGGCGCGCTTCGGCGTCGCGAGCGGAGGTGCCGGCATGCGGGCCGCGGCCGCCGTCCAGGGCGAATCGCTCCGGACGATCGAACGACTCCAATCGACCCTCGGCGAGGTGTTGCGGGGCAAACCGGAGGTCGTCCGGCTGGCCCTCGTGGCTCTGCTGGCGAGGGGCCACCTTCTGATCGAAGACGTCCCCGGTGTCGGCAAGACGACCCTCGCTGCAGCACTGGCTCGGGCCACCGGGGCGCGGTTCGCCAGGATTCAGTTCACCTCCGATCTGCTTCCATCCGACGTGGTCGGGGTTTCCATCCTCGACCCGCGAACCCGCCGGTTCGAGTTCCGTGCCGGGCCCCTCTTCGCCAACGTCGTCCTCGCCGACGAGATCAACCGCGCCACCCCCAAGACGCAATCGGCGCTTCTCGAGGCGATGAGCGAACAGCGTGTCACGGTGGACGGTGTGACCCGGGCGCTCCCGGATCCCTTTTTCGTCGTGGCGACGCAGAATCCGCTCGAGCACCACGGAACGTTCCCCCTTCCCGATTCCCAGCTCGACCGGTTCATGGTGAGGACTCGCGTCGGCTACCCGGCCCCGGAGGAGGAGCGCGAGATCCTGGCCGAGGAACGGCACCGGCGGCGGGAAGAGGCGGTGGAGCCGGTCACCCGGCCCGAAGAGCTGGTGGAGATCCAGCGGGCCGCCGAACGGGTCCGGGTCGACACCTCCCTCCTCGACTACATCGTTTCCCTGGCCCGGGCCAGCCGGAGGCTCCCGGGGATCGCGGTGGGCGTCTCACCGCGCGGATCGCTGGCCCTGGTCCGCGCCGCCAAGGCGCTGGCGCTGATCGAGGGTCGCGACTTCGTGATCCCGGACGACATCCAATCGCTCGCCGTCCCCGTTCTCGCCCACCGGCTCGTGCCGGCGGCCGCCGACCGCTTCGACACGCGGGAGGAGGCCGAGGCGGCGGTTTGGGAGCTGGTCCGGTCGGTGCCGGTGCCGCGCTGAGGGCGGTCGGTTGTTCGGCGCCTCCCGGTCCGCGGCACCGGACGCCGCCTCCCGCCGGGAGCGGTCCTGCCGTGTCCGCGTTTCCCCGTGGCCGCGCAGCACGCCTCTCGGACGCGCGGCAGCCTTTCTGGCGCTCGGCCTTCTCTTCGCCGGGCTCAACACCGGCAACAACCTCTTCGATCTGATCTTTGCGGTGCTGGCGGCGGGGGAGTTGGTGGGCTTCCTCGCGGCCGGACACCTTCTCAGGTGTAGCCGCGTCGAACTGCGGGTCGCGTCCCGGGGGACGGCGGGGCGGCCGCTCCCGGTGGTGGTCACGA
Above is a window of Acidobacteriota bacterium DNA encoding:
- a CDS encoding methionine synthase — its product is MSPTDTLFELLSRRILVLDGAMGTMLQAQGLGEEDFRGDRFRDHPVPLAGCNDLLVLTQPELVSSIHDRYLAAGADIIETNTFNATPIALADYGLGDHAREINRAAAELAVRAARRWTRADPSRPRFVAGSVGPTNRTASISPDVERPEARAIEFDALVAAYREQIHGLVEGGVDLLLFETAFDVLNLKAALYAAQESFEGGTPRVPLAASLTITDRSGRTLTGQTLEAAWVSIAHLPLSAVGLNCALGPEQLAPHVEELSRLAPLPLLCYPNAGLPNEMGGYDLEPSRMADQLAEFAREGWVNVVGGCCGTTDEHIRAIRSAVEGVPPRRPPQPRRLTQLSGLEAYTIYPGGNLTIIGERTNVTGSRRFARLVRDGEFEKALEVARQQVKGGANVLDVNMDEGLLDAEAAMTTFLRLLVADPEVARVPVMIDSSRFPVIEAGLKCLAGKAVVNSLSLKDGEEEFRRRARIVRRHGAAVVVMAFDEEGQATTAERKVAIAERACRILIDEIGFPPEDVIVDPNILTVATGIDEHNDYAVAFLEAVREIKRRLPGVKTSGGVSNISFAFRGNDAVREAMHAAFLYHAVRAGLDMAIVNAGQLAVYEEIEPELRDRVEDVLLNRRPDATERLIAYAQRAQRTAKTARSDDAWRNQPLEKRLEHALVGGITAYLEQDLEEALRRYKRPLEIIEGPLMKGMNVVGDLFGSGKMFLPQVVKSARVMKKAVSFLEPYLQAGRDGPPAARGRVLLATVKGDVHDIGKNIVGVVLGCNGFDVIDLGVMVPAERIVEEARRSRADVVGLSGLITPSLDEMVHVAEEMERKGLRVPLLIGGATTSRKHTALRIAPAYGGPTIHVPDASRAADVVARLLDRDRRAELVEANREQAARFQERGRTSRPALLTLAAARERRPPLERSPAPAPPFLGARPVESVGVAALIPYIDWTPFFHVWELRGTYPSILDDPRYGDTARELHAAARALLEEIAAREWLRPRGAWGFFRARSDGDDVVVFDPEHPGRKLARFHFLRQQRDKGPESVQWCLADFVADAGDDHIGLFAVTAGEGLDELVQRFRADHDEYRIIMAKALADRLAEAFTEKLHADARRAWYAPHETLAPGELHRGGYRGIRPAPGYPACPDHSEKRTLFRLLEAESRAGIRLTESCAMTPAASVCGYYFAHPESRYFAVGEIGRDQLEDYAARKGIEPDEAARWLSSNLARDAD
- a CDS encoding MoxR family ATPase, which translates into the protein MRAAAAVQGESLRTIERLQSTLGEVLRGKPEVVRLALVALLARGHLLIEDVPGVGKTTLAAALARATGARFARIQFTSDLLPSDVVGVSILDPRTRRFEFRAGPLFANVVLADEINRATPKTQSALLEAMSEQRVTVDGVTRALPDPFFVVATQNPLEHHGTFPLPDSQLDRFMVRTRVGYPAPEEEREILAEERHRRREEAVEPVTRPEELVEIQRAAERVRVDTSLLDYIVSLARASRRLPGIAVGVSPRGSLALVRAAKALALIEGRDFVIPDDIQSLAVPVLAHRLVPAAADRFDTREEAEAAVWELVRSVPVPR